One stretch of Armigeres subalbatus isolate Guangzhou_Male chromosome 2, GZ_Asu_2, whole genome shotgun sequence DNA includes these proteins:
- the LOC134213473 gene encoding adult cuticle protein 1-like, with protein sequence MKCIAAVVMMALAFAAAEASWSPLAYSAYSASPLAYTVPQATIVQQNLGLPLAYSAYGPAISYAAQTSVVPTAYAYQPAVAVVAQKEARYLAANRGAVHDAPLPGHAVSQKSLNLEPAPGTW encoded by the exons ATGAAG TGCATCGCAGCTGTAGTCATGATGGCCCTGGCCTTCGCCGCCGCCGAAGCATCCTGGAGTCCGTTGGCATATTCTGCATACTCCGCATCCCCACTGGCCTACACTGTGCCCCAAGCCACCATCGTTCAGCAAAACCTGGGACTTCCTCTGGCGTACTCTGCCTACGGTCCAGCCATCAGCTATGCCGCTCAAACGTCGGTTGTCCCAACTGCTTACGCCTACCAACCGGCGGTTGCCGTTGTCGCTCAAAAGGAAGCTCGCTATCTGGCTGCCAACCGAGGTGCCGTTCACGATGCTCCCCTGCCTGGACACGCAGTTTCCCAGAAATCGCTGAACCTGGAACCGGCACCAGGAACTTGGTAA